From Pseudarthrobacter equi, a single genomic window includes:
- a CDS encoding Gfo/Idh/MocA family protein, which produces MANSTPLRIGMAGYAFMGAAHSHAWRTAPRFFDLPLVPELTALAGRNADAAAAAAAKLGWSSTETDWRRLIERDDIDLIDICTPGDTHAEIAIAALEAGKHVLCEKPLANTVEEAERMAAAARTAAPRGVYAMCGYSYRRTPALALAKRMVDGGRLGTIRHVRAQYLQDWLSDENAPMTWRLDKARSGSGALGDIGAHIIDAAQWITGRQVSGVSALMETFVRERPLAGDLVGLGGHGNLDAGSPRGAVTVDDTAIFTARFDGGPVGVFEATRYALGRRNAMRLEINGSEGSLAFDFEDNNVLSFYDAAEGPDAGFRRIIVTEPEHPYVGNWWPTGHGLGYEHGFTHQVVDLVTALAAGRQPEPSFHDALRVQRVLAAVESSAGNASRWQEIRQPDPASSSYAHEGISL; this is translated from the coding sequence ATGGCAAACTCCACCCCGCTGCGCATTGGCATGGCGGGCTACGCCTTCATGGGCGCCGCACATTCCCACGCCTGGCGGACGGCCCCGCGGTTCTTCGACCTTCCGCTGGTTCCGGAACTGACCGCCCTGGCCGGCAGGAACGCCGACGCCGCGGCAGCCGCGGCCGCCAAGCTGGGCTGGAGTTCCACCGAAACGGACTGGCGCCGGCTCATCGAGCGGGATGACATCGACCTCATCGACATCTGCACTCCCGGCGATACCCACGCCGAGATTGCCATTGCCGCGCTGGAAGCCGGCAAGCATGTGCTCTGCGAAAAGCCCCTGGCCAACACTGTGGAGGAGGCCGAGCGCATGGCCGCCGCAGCACGGACCGCCGCGCCGCGCGGCGTCTACGCCATGTGCGGCTACAGCTACCGCCGCACCCCGGCCCTGGCGTTGGCAAAGCGGATGGTGGACGGCGGCAGGCTGGGAACCATCCGTCACGTGCGTGCCCAATACCTCCAGGACTGGCTCAGCGACGAAAATGCCCCCATGACCTGGCGCCTGGACAAGGCCAGGTCCGGCTCCGGCGCCCTGGGCGACATCGGCGCCCACATCATCGACGCCGCCCAGTGGATCACCGGCAGGCAGGTCTCCGGAGTGTCGGCCCTGATGGAGACGTTCGTCCGGGAACGGCCCCTTGCCGGCGACCTCGTGGGCCTCGGCGGCCACGGAAACCTCGACGCCGGTTCGCCCCGGGGTGCGGTAACGGTGGACGACACGGCGATCTTCACGGCAAGGTTCGACGGCGGCCCGGTGGGGGTTTTCGAGGCCACGCGCTATGCGCTGGGGCGGCGGAACGCCATGCGGCTGGAAATCAACGGCAGCGAGGGCTCCCTCGCCTTCGACTTCGAGGACAACAACGTCCTGTCCTTCTATGACGCCGCTGAAGGGCCCGACGCCGGCTTCCGCAGGATCATCGTCACCGAACCGGAGCACCCCTACGTGGGCAACTGGTGGCCCACCGGCCACGGCCTCGGGTACGAGCACGGCTTCACCCACCAGGTGGTGGACCTGGTGACAGCCCTCGCGGCCGGCCGCCAGCCTGAACCGTCCTTCCATGACGCCCTGCGGGTGCAGCGCGTCCTCGCAGCGGTGGAGAGCAGTGCAGGCAATGCCTCCCGCTGGCAAGAGATCCGCCAACCAGACCCAGCCTCCAGCTCCTATGCACATGAAGGAATATCCCTATGA
- a CDS encoding LacI family DNA-binding transcriptional regulator, whose product MEKRSRLTLSAVARQAGVSVPTVSKVINGRPDVAAETRKRVLAILEESGYRSPVQHRRSLAAVPVVEVVVDSLNSGYTAEVLAGIMDSATAGGVEVVLSSTGSRGGAPYPEQRAQRIVDQGRCGMIVVTSAFGDAPLDAFHRRGVPVVVIDPLNPPSEQVVSVGCTDWAGAKDATAHLLSLGHRRIAFLGGPEAVECSQARLHGYLAALRSQGIAAEDRYVLAGEFRSDDGARRLRDLLLLEPRPTAVVAASDTIALGVIAEALRQQVRIPQELSVVGFDGIRQAEEAVPALTTVAQPLRDIGRAALRIILRQVQGEVPDSRRVELATKLVVRESTAAPPGE is encoded by the coding sequence ATGGAGAAGCGCAGCAGGCTGACCCTCTCGGCTGTGGCTCGGCAGGCCGGCGTCTCGGTTCCCACCGTCTCCAAGGTGATCAACGGCCGGCCGGATGTCGCGGCGGAAACCCGGAAGCGGGTCCTCGCCATCCTGGAAGAGTCGGGCTACAGGTCGCCGGTGCAGCACCGCCGCTCCCTCGCTGCAGTCCCGGTGGTGGAGGTGGTGGTCGACTCCCTGAATTCCGGCTACACGGCTGAGGTGCTGGCCGGGATCATGGATTCGGCCACGGCCGGCGGCGTGGAGGTGGTGCTGAGCAGTACAGGTTCGCGCGGGGGAGCGCCCTACCCGGAGCAACGTGCCCAACGCATCGTGGACCAGGGGCGGTGCGGAATGATCGTGGTGACCTCGGCCTTCGGCGACGCGCCGCTGGACGCCTTCCACCGCCGCGGCGTTCCCGTGGTGGTCATCGATCCGCTGAATCCGCCGTCCGAGCAGGTGGTGAGCGTCGGCTGCACCGACTGGGCGGGGGCCAAGGACGCCACGGCGCATCTCCTGTCGTTGGGGCACCGGCGGATAGCGTTCCTCGGCGGTCCTGAAGCGGTGGAGTGCAGCCAGGCCAGGCTGCACGGTTACCTTGCGGCGCTGCGCTCACAGGGAATTGCCGCGGAGGACCGGTACGTCCTGGCCGGGGAGTTCAGGTCCGACGACGGCGCGCGGCGGCTCCGCGACCTGCTGCTGCTCGAGCCCCGGCCCACGGCGGTGGTTGCCGCCAGCGACACCATCGCCTTGGGCGTGATCGCCGAAGCCCTCCGCCAACAGGTCCGGATTCCGCAGGAACTCAGCGTGGTGGGATTCGACGGCATCCGCCAGGCGGAGGAGGCCGTGCCGGCGCTGACCACCGTGGCGCAGCCGCTGCGGGACATCGGCCGCGCGGCCCTCCGGATTATCCTGCGCCAGGTCCAGGGGGAGGTGCCGGACTCCCGCCGGGTTGAACTGGCCACGAAGCTGGTGGTCCGGGAATCGACGGCGGCCCCTCCCGGGGAATAG
- a CDS encoding SulP family inorganic anion transporter, with the protein MAVADRPRPFRQPITVMTALRSPRQLSREVLAGMVTTLALVPEVISFSIVAGVDPMVSLVASIVLALAMSILGGRPGVVTAAAGSVALVIAPLVHEHGVQYVLPTVLLAGVIQVVFGLAGLARLMRFIPRSVMIGFVNALGVLIFMAQVPHVLNVPWLAYALFALTFAIIFILPRFTKVVPSPLVAIVVVTAIAIIAGLAVPNVSDEGPLTGKLPGFTPFLFPVNVETFQLILPTALSVAFVGLMETLLTAKLVDDITDTPSHKGRESWALGVSNILAGFYGGIAGCAMIGQTVLNVKTGQARTRISTVVAGVFLLALVTGLSSIMGQIPMVALAAVMMVVAVTTVDWHSVRPSTLKRMPLPETLVMGVTVAVVVFTGNLAYGVLVGVVLAMVLFARRVAHVISVDRKLADDGESVRYDVVGPLFFGSSNDLVEHFAYADDPESVTIDLSRAQIWDASTVAALDSIETKYGDHGATVAIEGLDERSTGFHRRLSGHLGS; encoded by the coding sequence TTGGCCGTCGCCGACCGCCCCCGCCCTTTCCGGCAACCCATCACCGTGATGACCGCCCTGCGTTCCCCACGGCAACTGTCCCGCGAGGTCCTCGCAGGGATGGTCACAACGCTCGCGCTGGTCCCGGAGGTCATCTCCTTCTCGATCGTCGCGGGAGTCGACCCGATGGTGAGCCTTGTCGCCTCCATCGTGCTGGCCCTGGCGATGTCCATCCTTGGCGGCCGGCCGGGAGTGGTCACGGCCGCAGCCGGTTCCGTGGCCCTGGTCATTGCCCCGCTGGTGCATGAGCACGGCGTGCAGTACGTCCTGCCGACGGTGCTCCTGGCCGGCGTTATCCAGGTGGTCTTTGGCCTGGCCGGCCTGGCCCGCCTGATGCGGTTCATTCCCCGCTCGGTGATGATCGGGTTCGTGAATGCCCTGGGTGTGCTGATCTTCATGGCGCAGGTGCCGCACGTCCTCAACGTCCCGTGGCTCGCTTATGCCCTGTTCGCCCTGACTTTTGCCATCATTTTCATCCTTCCGCGGTTCACGAAGGTGGTCCCGTCGCCGCTGGTGGCGATCGTCGTCGTGACCGCAATCGCGATTATTGCCGGCCTCGCGGTTCCAAACGTCTCTGACGAGGGGCCCCTCACGGGCAAGCTGCCCGGCTTTACGCCGTTCCTCTTCCCGGTGAACGTTGAGACCTTCCAGCTGATCCTGCCCACCGCGCTGAGCGTGGCCTTCGTGGGGCTCATGGAAACGCTCCTCACCGCGAAACTCGTGGATGACATCACCGACACCCCGTCGCACAAGGGCCGCGAATCCTGGGCACTGGGCGTCTCGAACATCCTTGCCGGTTTCTATGGCGGCATCGCCGGGTGCGCGATGATCGGGCAGACCGTGCTGAACGTGAAGACCGGGCAGGCCCGCACCCGCATCTCGACGGTGGTGGCCGGGGTGTTCCTGCTGGCGTTGGTGACGGGGCTCAGTTCGATCATGGGCCAGATTCCCATGGTGGCCCTCGCCGCCGTGATGATGGTGGTGGCCGTTACCACCGTCGACTGGCACAGCGTGAGGCCGTCCACCCTGAAGCGGATGCCGCTGCCGGAGACGCTTGTCATGGGCGTCACGGTGGCAGTCGTGGTGTTCACCGGGAACCTTGCCTACGGCGTCCTGGTGGGCGTTGTCCTCGCCATGGTGCTGTTCGCGCGCCGGGTGGCCCACGTCATCAGCGTGGACAGGAAGCTTGCGGACGACGGCGAAAGCGTCCGCTACGACGTGGTGGGGCCGCTCTTCTTCGGCAGCAGCAACGACCTCGTGGAACATTTCGCATACGCCGACGACCCGGAGTCAGTAACCATCGACCTCAGCCGTGCCCAGATTTGGGACGCCTCCACCGTCGCCGCCCTCGACTCCATCGAAACGAAGTACGGCGACCACGGGGCCACGGTGGCCATTGAAGGCCTCGATGAGCGCAGCACCGGCTTCCACCGCCGCCTCAGCGGGCACCTCGGCTCCTGA
- a CDS encoding MerR family transcriptional regulator, protein MTAEEVVATMHIGELADRSQMSLRTIRHYDEVGLLKPSGRTEGGFRLYTERDFTRLLVIRRMKPLGFTLEAMAELLRVIDALEASGPGQDDTAIRSELNTFIEEASRRRAKLEEQLGMADEFLALLHAQ, encoded by the coding sequence ATGACCGCCGAAGAAGTGGTGGCAACGATGCATATCGGCGAGCTCGCGGACCGGTCGCAGATGTCGTTGCGGACCATCCGCCACTACGACGAGGTGGGCCTGCTCAAACCGTCAGGCCGGACCGAGGGCGGCTTCCGCCTCTACACCGAACGCGACTTCACCCGCCTGCTGGTGATCCGCCGGATGAAGCCACTGGGATTCACCCTTGAGGCCATGGCTGAGCTCCTGCGGGTCATTGACGCGCTGGAAGCGTCCGGGCCCGGCCAGGATGACACCGCCATCAGATCCGAGCTGAACACCTTCATTGAGGAGGCCTCACGGCGCCGCGCCAAGCTGGAGGAACAGCTCGGCATGGCCGATGAGTTCCTGGCACTCCTCCACGCGCAGTAG
- the mptB gene encoding polyprenol phosphomannose-dependent alpha 1,6 mannosyltransferase MptB — protein MTAGGSHLRTSESRPGTPATASAPAKGRAYLATIEGFIGSLMMFVGSIGTGWIANGSPMIRQPVVIALRTEGWGVTVSTFLLTLGAMLLMRSWLRLGQRLADWGSKSLRSVVIAVSAWSLPLIFCVPVFSRDVYAYTGQGRLVQEGQNPYEVGISTLNNWFALGADPAWAENRTPYGPYFLWLARGVVGLTGAQPDASVLLFRLLAGVGVLLCVIYVPKLAELHGINGARALWITVANPLFLISFIASAHNDALMVGLAVAGVYFAATRRYLVGILLVTASIGIKPITVLLLPFIGVMWAGPSASWLRKFLMWGATAGISLAVLVLSGIPYNLGMGWTWAILDTTPGYTGYSPSGFLGQQVEFLANVLGLPGGTFATWLRTGMKWTAIGLVLLLMFRGDYSRAVRRMALAFTAVVMLSPIIQPWYILWFLPFLAVTGIRDDWQIRSLYVGVTFFVVFGAQDQLSVWGFVELPIPPSSLAFVTALAFTFYLLFLDVHTRKLLIEGRPLDLARTGWQWVAERRAARQATRRAGRR, from the coding sequence ATGACGGCAGGCGGGTCACACCTCCGGACTTCGGAAAGCCGGCCGGGCACACCGGCAACGGCGTCCGCGCCGGCCAAAGGACGTGCCTACCTTGCCACCATCGAAGGTTTCATCGGCTCCCTGATGATGTTCGTGGGCTCCATCGGCACAGGGTGGATCGCCAACGGCTCACCCATGATCCGCCAGCCCGTGGTTATCGCCCTGCGCACCGAAGGATGGGGCGTCACGGTTTCCACCTTCCTCCTCACCCTCGGCGCCATGCTCCTGATGCGCTCCTGGCTGCGGCTGGGCCAACGGCTCGCGGACTGGGGCAGCAAATCCCTGCGGTCCGTGGTCATTGCCGTGTCCGCATGGTCGCTGCCCCTGATCTTCTGCGTCCCCGTGTTTTCCCGCGACGTCTACGCCTACACCGGCCAGGGGCGGCTGGTCCAGGAAGGCCAGAACCCGTATGAGGTGGGAATCTCCACCCTCAACAACTGGTTCGCACTCGGCGCCGATCCCGCCTGGGCGGAAAACCGCACACCCTACGGCCCGTACTTCCTCTGGCTCGCGCGTGGGGTGGTGGGGCTGACAGGAGCCCAGCCCGACGCGTCGGTCCTGCTCTTCCGCCTGCTGGCCGGCGTCGGCGTGCTGCTCTGCGTCATCTACGTGCCCAAGCTCGCCGAACTGCACGGCATCAACGGTGCCCGGGCGCTGTGGATCACGGTGGCCAACCCGCTGTTCCTGATCAGCTTCATCGCCAGCGCCCACAATGACGCCCTGATGGTGGGGCTGGCGGTCGCCGGCGTGTACTTCGCGGCCACCCGGCGCTACCTGGTTGGCATCCTGCTGGTCACCGCCTCGATCGGCATCAAGCCCATCACCGTGCTCCTGCTGCCGTTCATTGGGGTGATGTGGGCCGGACCGTCGGCGTCCTGGCTCCGGAAGTTCCTGATGTGGGGTGCCACGGCGGGCATCAGCCTGGCCGTCCTGGTGTTGAGCGGCATCCCGTACAACCTGGGCATGGGCTGGACCTGGGCCATCCTGGACACCACCCCGGGCTACACCGGCTACTCGCCCTCAGGCTTCCTGGGACAGCAGGTGGAGTTCCTTGCCAATGTCCTTGGCCTGCCGGGCGGAACCTTCGCCACGTGGCTTCGGACCGGAATGAAGTGGACAGCCATCGGGCTGGTGCTGCTGCTCATGTTCCGCGGCGACTACTCGCGGGCGGTGCGCCGGATGGCGTTGGCGTTCACCGCCGTCGTAATGCTCTCGCCCATCATCCAGCCCTGGTACATCCTGTGGTTCCTGCCGTTCCTGGCCGTCACGGGCATCCGTGACGACTGGCAGATCCGGTCGCTCTACGTGGGTGTCACGTTCTTCGTGGTGTTCGGCGCGCAGGACCAGCTCTCCGTGTGGGGCTTCGTGGAACTGCCCATCCCGCCGTCGTCGCTGGCGTTCGTGACAGCGCTGGCCTTTACGTTTTACCTTCTATTCCTCGACGTGCATACACGCAAGCTGCTCATCGAGGGGCGTCCGCTGGACCTGGCCCGCACGGGCTGGCAGTGGGTGGCGGAGCGTCGGGCCGCCCGCCAGGCTACACGCCGCGCGGGACGTCGCTAG
- a CDS encoding glycosyltransferase 87 family protein yields the protein MVDWFARPSSVWWGFAVVHLYFLGWMASFFLNGDTFSDTEQYRQWATDGYNPQDLDGKISPWVYPVLAQLPIFLANIAGPSLYLLMWFLIITALNAVGILYLTRGPRKVSGIAPAWWWLFFTIFMGYLSFARVEGITAPIVLIALLYAAERPVVAGFLLSIATWIKVWPAAVLAPIVIASRKRIQVVLAGAGVTAAVALGTWLSGGLPHIMDFLLNQGERGMQLEATFSTPWVWLSVFHIAGSKMADNTAINSTEVYGPGASTAAFLMQPLLILAAVVAAVLLVRALKRGAEREELFLEGSLMMVTAFIVFNKVGSPQFIIWLAPVIIAGLAHDWNRWKVPAALLMGIAMTTFVIYPLFYTPLIHAHPVMAAILTTRNVLLVVLLWWSVKRTAELGRKNSAPVTAGA from the coding sequence GTGGTGGACTGGTTCGCCCGGCCGTCCAGCGTGTGGTGGGGCTTCGCCGTCGTGCATCTGTACTTCCTCGGCTGGATGGCGTCCTTTTTCCTGAATGGCGACACGTTCAGCGACACGGAGCAGTACCGCCAGTGGGCCACGGACGGCTACAACCCGCAGGACCTGGACGGCAAAATCAGCCCGTGGGTCTACCCGGTGCTGGCCCAGCTGCCCATCTTCCTGGCGAACATCGCGGGGCCCAGCCTGTACCTGCTCATGTGGTTCCTGATCATCACGGCGCTCAACGCCGTCGGGATCCTGTACCTGACGCGGGGGCCGCGCAAGGTCAGCGGCATCGCCCCCGCATGGTGGTGGCTGTTCTTCACCATCTTCATGGGCTACCTCAGCTTCGCGCGGGTGGAAGGCATCACCGCCCCGATCGTGCTCATCGCGCTGCTGTACGCGGCGGAGCGCCCCGTTGTTGCCGGCTTCCTGCTCAGCATCGCCACGTGGATCAAGGTGTGGCCCGCGGCCGTCCTGGCGCCCATCGTGATCGCCAGCCGCAAGCGCATCCAGGTGGTCCTGGCCGGTGCCGGCGTCACCGCCGCCGTGGCCCTGGGAACGTGGCTGTCCGGCGGCCTGCCGCACATCATGGACTTCCTCCTGAACCAGGGCGAACGCGGCATGCAGCTCGAAGCCACCTTCTCCACGCCGTGGGTGTGGCTGAGCGTCTTCCACATTGCCGGGTCCAAAATGGCGGACAACACGGCCATCAACTCCACCGAGGTCTACGGCCCGGGCGCCAGCACCGCGGCGTTCCTCATGCAGCCGCTGCTGATCCTCGCGGCCGTGGTGGCCGCCGTCCTGCTGGTCCGCGCACTGAAGCGCGGCGCCGAACGCGAGGAACTGTTCCTCGAGGGGTCTCTGATGATGGTCACCGCCTTCATCGTGTTCAACAAGGTGGGCTCGCCGCAGTTCATCATCTGGCTGGCCCCGGTGATCATCGCCGGCCTCGCGCACGATTGGAACCGCTGGAAGGTCCCCGCAGCGCTGCTCATGGGCATCGCCATGACCACGTTCGTGATTTACCCGCTGTTCTACACTCCGTTGATCCACGCCCACCCGGTGATGGCAGCCATCCTGACCACCCGCAACGTGCTGCTGGTAGTCCTGCTGTGGTGGTCGGTGAAGCGGACCGCCGAGCTGGGACGGAAGAACTCCGCTCCCGTAACTGCCGGGGCCTAG